The genomic segment CATCGAGACCTTCCAGTCCATCACCCTATTCGGCACCGGCGACCCGCGGGTCATGGCGGGGGGCATTTCGCAGGCGCTGGTCACGACCGTGCTGGGACTGCTGGTGGCCATCCCTGCCCTGCTGGCGCACAGCCTGTTAAACAATCGCAGCAACGGCCTTCTGGAGTTATTGGAACGCGAGGGAATGGCACAAGTGGCCACCCGCTTCGGGGGCAACGAGGCGACCTAGGCCATGCTGGAACCGCTGCAAGACTTCCTGGAACGGGGCGGACCGGTACTGACGGGCATTCTGCTGGTCTCCACCTTTATGTGGTTCTCGATCCTGGAGCGCGGCTGGTACTACCGCTTCGGCCACCCGCGACGGCTGGCCGAAGCCCTGCGCCGGTGGCGCGAACTGCCGCCGCTCCCGACCCGGGCGCGGCAATTGCGGCGCCGGGTCCTGTTGGCGCAACTCGACAACGCCCTGGACGCGCGGCTCGCTACCGTGCGGACCTGCACCCACATCCTGCCGCTGCTGGGGCTGCTCGGCACCGTCACCGGAATGATCGCGATCTTCGACGTAGTCGGCGCCTTCGGGACCGGCAACCCGCGCGGCATGGCGGCCGGGATCTCCCGCGCCCTACTGCCCACGACCGCCGGACTGGTCACGGCACTGGTCGGCATCGCTTGCCTTGCCGCCCTGCAACGCCGCGCCGCCGGCCACCACCAGCAAACCCGCCGACTGTTGGCGCAGGACGGGCAACGCTGATGCGCTACCGCTCCCGCGGCTACCAGGGCCCTGGCGGCGACATCAATCTGACGCCGCTGATTGACCTGGTGTTTATCCTCCTGATCTTTTTTCTGGTAACCGCTTCCTTCGTCAAGGAATCCGGCATCGAGGTGGACAACCCTACGGCGCATACCAGCGTGCGCCAGGAACGCGGCAACCTGGTCGTATCAATCACCGCCGAGGGGGAATTCTGGATCGGCGGGCGGCAGGTGGAGCGGCGACTGTTGCGCGCCGAGATCGGACGCCTGCAGGCGCAGAACCCGGAAGGCACCCTGATCATCGCCGCCGACCGGAAGGCACGCACCGACTGGCTGCTCGAGGCCATGGACCAGGGGCGGCTGGCCGGCGTCAAGCGCATCGCCCTGGCCGCCGATCCCGGAGATTAGCGGCCGCCGACGCCGGATGCGGATGACCGCCGCCGTCAAAAAACTGTTGCCGCTTGCCCTGCTCGCCCTGGCCGCGGGGATCAACCTGTTGCTGCTCGCGCTCGTGCAACAACTGACGCGGCACGAGAGCCGGGCCGTCCTGCCTCCCGCCACGGCCTTCCCGCTCGAACTCCTGCAGTTGCCGCAACGCCCCGTCGCACCCCCGCCCGTTGCCGAATCGCCGCCGCCGCAACGACCTTCCAAACCGCCGCCGCCGCCCGTGCCGGCCCCGCCGCAACCGGCAGCCGAACTCTCGCTACGCGCGCTCCCGGCGCAGCCGCTGCCGTCCCCGGGCGCCCCGGCGCTGGAACTGCCGCGCCTGCGCGCCGCCGGCAGCCCGTATCTGCCCGCGGCGGCAACGCCTCCCCCGGCGCCGGCAACGCCATTGGGGCCGTCCCTGGTCCCCGCCATCAGGGTCGAACCCGTTTATCCGGCATACGCCCTTAGCGCCGGCCTGGAAGGCGAGGTAACCGTGGAATTTCTGGTCACCCCGGAGGGCCGGGTGACGGAGTTGCGGGTCGTCAGCGCCGTGCCGCCGCAAGTCTTCGAGCGGGCCGTGCTACAGGCCATGCGCAGCTGGCACTTCGACCCTGGCAACCTCGGCGGGCAATCCCGGCGCATGCAACAGGAATTCCTCTTTCGTCTGCAGGATTGAACGCTGGCCACCATCGTGCAATGGCGCCCGGCCGCGCTCTGTTGGCTGTTCTGGCTGCCGGCCGCCGCGGCCGCCGAAGAGCAGCTCGTGTCCGGGCGCGTACACCAGGAGCTAAGCGCCGCCCACGCCGCCCTGGAGCGGGGAGACGCCGCGGAGGCGGCACGGACCCTCGAAGAAATCTCCGACACAGAGGGATTGACTCCCCTGGAACGCGCCAGCATCCTCCAGTCGCTGGGATACGCCTACCATGCCCAGGAGCGGCCGGCGGCCGCGGCGGAGGCGTTGCTTGCGGCGCTGGCCCTGGAGGCCCTGCCAGCGGCCACCGGGCGCAAACTCCGCTACCAGGCGGGCAGGCTGCTGCTCCAGGCCGGGCGCCACCGCGAGGGCATCGCCGAGTTGGAACGGTGGCTGCCCACCGAGCCCGCTCCCAAGGCCGAGGATTACCTGGTGCTGGCCCTGGCCTGGTACCGCCTGGAAGGCTACCGCGAACTCATCCCCTATATCCGCAAGGCCTTAGCCCGCAACGCAGAGCCGCCGCGCGCCTGGCGCGAATTGCTGCTGGCCGCCTACCTGGAAACACAGGATTACCGCAACGCCGCCCAGGCGCTGGAAACGCTACTCGCGGCCCACCCCGGCGAAGCCGCGCTATGGCTGCAGTTAGCCTCCCTGTACCAGAGCTTGCAGCGGGAACACGAGGCGCTGGCCAGCTACGAACTTGCCTACCGGCTCGGCCCGCTGGACACAGAAGACCTGGAGCGTCTGGCGCAACTCTACCTGCGCCTGAACCTGCCCTACCGCGCCGCCAGCCTGCTGCACCGGGAATTGGGAGCGCGGCTGCCGGAAACCCGGGCGCGGCTGGAGTTGCTGTGGAACGCCTGGTTGGCGGCACGGGAACCGGGACGGGCCGCCGCCATCATGGAGCGGGCGGCCCGGCAGGACGAAGAGGCCGCTTTGTACAGAATGCTGGGACAGACATACTTCGGCATGGGGCGCTGGCGGGACGCGCGCACGGCGCTGGAACAGGCCCTGCGCCTGGGCGTGGATGCCGCCGCGGAGGGAGAGACCCTGTACTCGCTGGGGCTCGCCGCCTGCAATGACGGCGCCGTCGAAGACGCCTTGGCCGCCCTGCGCCGGGCAACCGCCCACTCCTCCACGCGCAACGCCGCCCGCGCCTGGCAGGGCTACCTGGAACGGGAGCCCCGCCGTTGCCAAGCCGCGCCCGCGAAGGAACTACCGGCTACTGCCCCCGACTTTCCCCACTGAGTATTTTTGCAGGGCGCGGATCAACTCCCCCGCCGTCTGGTAGCGATCGTCGGGCGACTTCGCCAACAATCCGTTAATCAAGTTCTGCAATGCGTTCAGCCGCACGGGCAGGCGGGGAATATCGGAGTGGATGTGCTGGTAGATGATCCCGGACGGGGTGCGCGCCCGGTAGGGACGCTCCTGGGTCATCAGTTCGTACAGGATAATGCCGGCGCTGTAGAGGTCCGAGCGCACATCCACCTTCAGCCCCTGCCCCTGCTCCGGGCTCATGTAGTAGGGAGTCCCCAACACCTGGCCGACCATGGTCAATTGCTCATCGGAACTTTCGTTCACCTGTTTGGAGATGCCGAAATCGGCCAGCACCAGGGTGTCGTCGCTGCGAAACATCAGGTTCGCCGGCTTGAGGTCCCGGTGCACCACGCCCACGCTGTGGATAGCCGCCAACCCGCGCGCCAGGTGGTCCATGTGACGCAGGGCATGTTGCGGGGGAATGCCCATCTTGACCCGCTGCCGCAGATCTCCGCGGGAGAAGAATTCCATGGCAATATAGCCATAGTCGTCGGTAAAGCCCTGGTCGTAGATCCGCACCACATAGCGGCTCCTCAGGTCGGAGATCAACTTGGCCTCCCGGACAAAGCGCTTGACCAGGACGTCGTCCTTGCGGCGGCGGGTATCCAGGATCTTCAGCACCAAAGTAGCGCCGTCCGCGTTGCGCTTGGCCAGGTAAACGCGAGACATCGCGCCCTCCCCAATCATGCGCAGGAAACGGTAGCCGCGGCCGCCCTCGCCCGCCTCGCCCGCCTCGCCGGCCGCCGGACGCGGCGACCGCAGCTGTCGCAAGCGCTGCAGGTCCTGAGCAATCTTGCGGATACGGGCCTGCTTCTGCTGTTGGGCCTCCGGGACACTCATGGAACTATAGACTCTCCAGCCTCCCTTCCCAGTCGCATTATACTCCTCCCCCGAAAACGGCGAAACGGACACACTGTGGCCCGCTCAAGATGACGCAGGAGAGGTATTTTAGGGGCGCGCGCATCGTTAGGGAATGGGGTGGACCCTGAATATTGCAAAACGCCGGCCGGTGGGCCAGTTCCCGGTTGCCGGCGGCCAAGTCGGCGAGCGGCAAGCCCGGCGGCAACTGGCAACGGATTCCGGGGCCGTAAAGTCCCCGTCAAGAAAGAAAATCTCCTTAGGGAACCGGCACATATGGCACTCGGGGGAATGGCATGGCAGGAGCTGTCGCAGCCGAGGCGGCTACGCTCTTCCCCGCCGCCGGGGGAACGCCCGGGCCGCCCCGGCACGGGATTAAAACGCCTGCCTGACACCGAGTTCCAACAGGTTGCGCCGGTAGTCGTAGAAGCCGATATTGGAGCGGTTGCGGATATGAGAGAAAGACAGCACCGGGGTAAAGCCCCTTATATTGAGGGTGCGCAGACTGAACCGCAACGTGGCGATCCAGGTGCGGTCGCGGCGCTCCCTGGCAAAAAGCGGATGCGGTCGGTCGTAGCGCGTGTCCGTGCCCTGCACCTCCGCGCCAATGCCGAGGCCCTTGGCAAAATCGCGGTAATAGCCGGCGCCGATATTCGGCGCCCGGTTGCGCAGCCACGGGGCGCGCGGGAGTTGGCGCGTGTAATTGAGCCACAGCGAGGAAAAGCTCACCAAACTGGCGGCGAAGCGCCAGCTCAACCCGGCGGAGTAGATGTCGCCGTCAAAGCTCCTGTCGCGGTCGTGAAAAAGGCGCTGCAATTCCAGGCGGGCGCTGACCCGGCGCCGCGGCGTCGCCAGGCGGTTGCCGTCCAGGCGCAACCCGAAAGAGCGCCGGTACGGAGCGCCGCCGTAATAGCGGCGGGAAACGAACGACGCGGCGCCGGCCTCGCCGCCGGCAAACAGAACCCGCGGCCCCAGCGCCGTTTCCAGCGTCATGTCGTCGAAGGCCCGGCCCCCGTATTCGCGGCGCAACGCGCGGCCCGACCAGGCGAGGCGCAGCCTGTCGCGCAGCCGCCAGCGGTACGAACCGCCCAGACTCATGTACGCGCCGATGCCGCTGGTCTCCTGCGCATCTTCGGACAGCAGAAACGGCAGGCCGCCGATGGTCACGGTGCGCGAAGAAGGCGCCCGGTTGATATTGCTGTCGGGCAGGAGCGCGAAGCTGAAATCCAGTTCCCAGGCGCGGCGGCTGCGAATAGCGCCCAAAAACGCCCGGATGTTGCGCGCCACCGGGGCCGGCGGTCGGGCCGCCAGCACCCGCTCGAATTGACGCCGGGCGGCGCGGTCGGAGCGGGGGCTGTTCTTGAGAAACAGGGCGCGGGCCAGTTCCAGGCGCACCCGCAACAGGCCCGGGCGCGCAACGAGGATGGCGTTGAAAATGCCGGCAGCGCGGTCGTAATCGCCGCGTCCCAGGGCCGCGAGGCCGCGCAGAAAAGCGATGGCAGTCGCATCCGCCTCCGGCGCCCGGGCGGCGGCATCCAGAAGCAGCTCCGCCTCGCCGAAGCGCCCGGCGGCGATCAGATCGCGGGCAAGGTTCAGGGAATCGCGGTAGTCGCGGGGCGCCTGCGCCGCCGCCGCACCCGCCTGCCGCAACGCGGCGGGCCCGTGTCGGTCGGCCTCCGCCCCGGCAGCCATTGCCGAAAACGACGCGGCGAGCGGGGCGATGCAAAGCAAACGGAACCGCACGCGCCAGGCGGTCCCGTTCACGAGCGGGCGCCGACCTGCGCCCTGCCCCGGCCGACGCGCCGTATCTCGTCTCTGGGAGATGCGTCTTTAGCGCGCCGGCGGATCAGTCTTTCCAGGCGCCGAAGCCGCCGGCCACGTCCAGATTGGCGCTTCCCTGCATCCCGTCGGCACGGCTAGCCGTGGCGCTTACGCCCCAGGTGCCGCCGATCGCGGGCGGGGCTGTTCTGGCGCCGTCATTGCCGAAGAAGCGGCCGCCCCACCTGCCGTCCGTCACCCGGTAATTGAATCGTTCAGCAAGCGGGATTCGCGTGTCATCCGCGATGCCTGTAACCATGCCATCGAATTCGAATGCTCCGTTGTCGCCGCCGCCCAACTGCGCCGCACCCAGGGTCACTGTCGTCCTGCGCTGCGTGTAACTGCTGCCGTCAAAACCCTCGCCCAACCCGGACAAGTCGAATCTGAGATCGCTGATCGTGCCGGACACCATGCTGGTAACGAAGTTCGCGGTCAGGTCCACTACGCCGAACAGCAGGGATGCGGGGCGACCCCCGTCGCCAAAATTAGTCACGGCCCAACCGAGGGTGTGCCCGCTATAGGTCGCGGATCCCGTGTCAGGGAGAGTGTCGGTGGTTTCCATTCCGTCCGAAAAAACGCCCAGTACACTGGCGCCCACGGCGACGCCCACGATGCCCCTGGAGACGTTCCCGCCATTGGGCACATAGGCCCAGGCGCCAAAAGTCAGGTACTCATCGGCGGCTCTGGCATCGAAGCGGTCGGTCAACAAGGCCACGCCCAAGGCGCCGCCCTCCGAGGTCACGACTCCGTCATCGTTCACGTCGCCGCGCACCAGGCTCCGGTACGAAATATCGCGGCCCTGGGGATGAGCCACCCTTCCCAGGTCGTCGTTGAATAACGCTGCGCCGCCGCGAAAATCCACGCGCGCATCCATGTCGTCGGCGCTGTGGGCCGGAATCTGGTCGCTGGGCAGCCCCTGGCCGGTAACGGTCGCCGTCACGATCACGTCATTACCCGCGGCATCGGCGTCGCGAACCTCCGTACTGCCCTGCGTTCTGCCGTTGATGCTCTGGGAACTCTGCGTGACGCTGCCAAAGAGCGGCTGGGTCCGCGCGACAGCCCGGATCCGCTCCTGCGTGGGGTTGGCCGACGCAGAGGCCCCGC from the Gammaproteobacteria bacterium genome contains:
- a CDS encoding biopolymer transporter ExbD; the encoded protein is MRYRSRGYQGPGGDINLTPLIDLVFILLIFFLVTASFVKESGIEVDNPTAHTSVRQERGNLVVSITAEGEFWIGGRQVERRLLRAEIGRLQAQNPEGTLIIAADRKARTDWLLEAMDQGRLAGVKRIALAADPGD
- a CDS encoding surface lipoprotein assembly modifier gives rise to the protein MNGTAWRVRFRLLCIAPLAASFSAMAAGAEADRHGPAALRQAGAAAAQAPRDYRDSLNLARDLIAAGRFGEAELLLDAAARAPEADATAIAFLRGLAALGRGDYDRAAGIFNAILVARPGLLRVRLELARALFLKNSPRSDRAARRQFERVLAARPPAPVARNIRAFLGAIRSRRAWELDFSFALLPDSNINRAPSSRTVTIGGLPFLLSEDAQETSGIGAYMSLGGSYRWRLRDRLRLAWSGRALRREYGGRAFDDMTLETALGPRVLFAGGEAGAASFVSRRYYGGAPYRRSFGLRLDGNRLATPRRRVSARLELQRLFHDRDRSFDGDIYSAGLSWRFAASLVSFSSLWLNYTRQLPRAPWLRNRAPNIGAGYYRDFAKGLGIGAEVQGTDTRYDRPHPLFARERRDRTWIATLRFSLRTLNIRGFTPVLSFSHIRNRSNIGFYDYRRNLLELGVRQAF
- a CDS encoding tetratricopeptide repeat protein — its product is MQWRPAALCWLFWLPAAAAAEEQLVSGRVHQELSAAHAALERGDAAEAARTLEEISDTEGLTPLERASILQSLGYAYHAQERPAAAAEALLAALALEALPAATGRKLRYQAGRLLLQAGRHREGIAELERWLPTEPAPKAEDYLVLALAWYRLEGYRELIPYIRKALARNAEPPRAWRELLLAAYLETQDYRNAAQALETLLAAHPGEAALWLQLASLYQSLQREHEALASYELAYRLGPLDTEDLERLAQLYLRLNLPYRAASLLHRELGARLPETRARLELLWNAWLAAREPGRAAAIMERAARQDEEAALYRMLGQTYFGMGRWRDARTALEQALRLGVDAAAEGETLYSLGLAACNDGAVEDALAALRRATAHSSTRNAARAWQGYLEREPRRCQAAPAKELPATAPDFPH
- a CDS encoding serine/threonine-protein kinase; amino-acid sequence: MSVPEAQQQKQARIRKIAQDLQRLRQLRSPRPAAGEAGEAGEGGRGYRFLRMIGEGAMSRVYLAKRNADGATLVLKILDTRRRKDDVLVKRFVREAKLISDLRSRYVVRIYDQGFTDDYGYIAMEFFSRGDLRQRVKMGIPPQHALRHMDHLARGLAAIHSVGVVHRDLKPANLMFRSDDTLVLADFGISKQVNESSDEQLTMVGQVLGTPYYMSPEQGQGLKVDVRSDLYSAGIILYELMTQERPYRARTPSGIIYQHIHSDIPRLPVRLNALQNLINGLLAKSPDDRYQTAGELIRALQKYSVGKVGGSSR
- a CDS encoding TonB family protein — translated: MTAAVKKLLPLALLALAAGINLLLLALVQQLTRHESRAVLPPATAFPLELLQLPQRPVAPPPVAESPPPQRPSKPPPPPVPAPPQPAAELSLRALPAQPLPSPGAPALELPRLRAAGSPYLPAAATPPPAPATPLGPSLVPAIRVEPVYPAYALSAGLEGEVTVEFLVTPEGRVTELRVVSAVPPQVFERAVLQAMRSWHFDPGNLGGQSRRMQQEFLFRLQD
- a CDS encoding MotA/TolQ/ExbB proton channel family protein — its product is MLEPLQDFLERGGPVLTGILLVSTFMWFSILERGWYYRFGHPRRLAEALRRWRELPPLPTRARQLRRRVLLAQLDNALDARLATVRTCTHILPLLGLLGTVTGMIAIFDVVGAFGTGNPRGMAAGISRALLPTTAGLVTALVGIACLAALQRRAAGHHQQTRRLLAQDGQR